The Peribacillus simplex genome contains a region encoding:
- the tpx gene encoding thiol peroxidase: protein MASVTFKNNPITLVGQELKVGDKAPDFTVLANDLSPVTLSDSKGSVRIISVVPSVDTGVCDAQTRKFNEEAAKLDNVKVLTISNDLPFAQKRWCAASGLDNVQVLSDHRDLSFGEAYGVVMQELRLLARSVFVVNSSDEITYVEYVSEGTNHPNYEGAIEAAKAAK, encoded by the coding sequence ATGGCTTCAGTTACATTTAAAAACAACCCGATCACTTTAGTGGGGCAAGAACTAAAAGTTGGGGACAAAGCACCTGATTTTACAGTATTGGCTAATGACTTATCACCGGTTACATTAAGCGACTCCAAAGGTTCTGTCCGCATTATCAGCGTGGTTCCATCCGTGGATACAGGTGTATGTGATGCACAGACACGTAAATTCAATGAAGAAGCTGCAAAATTGGATAATGTGAAAGTACTGACGATCAGTAACGATCTTCCTTTCGCACAAAAACGCTGGTGTGCTGCAAGCGGCTTGGACAATGTTCAAGTTCTTTCCGATCACCGTGACCTATCATTCGGTGAAGCATATGGTGTCGTCATGCAGGAACTTCGTTTATTGGCACGCTCTGTATTCGTAGTGAACAGCTCTGATGAAATCACATATGTAGAATATGTGAGTGAAGGTACCAACCATCCAAATTACGAAGGTGCAATCGAAGCGGCTAAAGCGGCAAAATAA